A section of the Leptotrichia buccalis C-1013-b genome encodes:
- a CDS encoding flotillin family protein yields MAAVVVYGIIVIVVLGIILSLFAYVRVPNDKMAFISGFRKRMVSGRLAFYVRAFERVDYLDLAVFSVDVDTKQFVPTNDFINIKADAIVKLQVGTTQDIMLIASKNFLNKNHEYMSNAIKDVLEGNLREIIGQMNLKDMVQNRKVFNQKVEENVIDDLRKMGLELKSFNVQSFTDEKGVIDNLGIENTSRISKDASIAKANSEKEVAIAKAQAYKEAQDIEIKTEEEIAEKQNALKIKQADLKIESDTKQALADITYDIQKEKNRKEYEEVIGDANFTQQDQAIRANKAKLESEIKIDQQIKADAKLYNMTKEAEARLVEEQKHADAELYKRQKQAEGIKLQALAEAEAQKIQAEAEANAIKLKMLAEAEGIEARGNAEAQAKEKMLLAEARGKKETLLAEAEGLDKKAEAMKKYGEAAVAEMYFKALPEVAKNVAAPLHNIDKITMYGDGNTNKLISDITQSIGKINDGISDGAGIDIKSLLAGFLGGKVLDNINSKSTDGKEEEILSNKENVDKKNGGK; encoded by the coding sequence ATGGCAGCAGTTGTAGTTTATGGAATTATTGTTATTGTTGTTTTAGGAATTATTTTGTCATTATTTGCATACGTGAGAGTACCAAATGATAAAATGGCATTTATTTCGGGATTTAGAAAGAGGATGGTCAGTGGACGGCTTGCATTTTATGTGAGAGCATTTGAAAGGGTTGATTATCTTGATTTGGCAGTGTTTTCGGTTGATGTTGATACGAAACAGTTTGTTCCAACGAATGATTTTATTAATATAAAAGCAGATGCGATTGTGAAATTACAAGTGGGAACAACACAAGATATAATGCTAATTGCAAGTAAAAACTTTTTAAATAAGAATCACGAGTATATGAGTAATGCGATAAAAGATGTGCTGGAAGGTAATCTTCGGGAAATTATTGGACAAATGAATTTAAAGGATATGGTTCAAAATCGGAAAGTTTTTAATCAAAAAGTTGAAGAAAATGTAATTGATGACTTGAGAAAAATGGGACTTGAGCTAAAATCGTTTAATGTGCAGTCTTTTACTGATGAAAAGGGAGTTATTGATAATCTGGGAATTGAAAATACAAGTAGAATATCAAAAGATGCAAGCATTGCGAAGGCAAATTCAGAAAAAGAAGTTGCGATTGCAAAAGCGCAGGCTTATAAAGAAGCACAAGACATTGAAATAAAAACTGAAGAAGAAATTGCTGAAAAACAAAATGCCTTAAAAATTAAGCAAGCAGATTTAAAAATTGAAAGTGATACGAAACAGGCTCTTGCAGATATAACTTATGATATTCAAAAGGAAAAAAATCGTAAAGAATACGAAGAAGTAATTGGAGATGCGAATTTTACTCAGCAAGACCAGGCAATTCGTGCAAATAAAGCAAAATTAGAATCTGAAATTAAAATTGACCAGCAAATTAAAGCTGATGCAAAATTGTACAATATGACAAAAGAAGCGGAAGCAAGACTGGTTGAAGAGCAAAAGCATGCAGATGCTGAACTCTATAAAAGACAGAAACAAGCCGAAGGAATAAAATTGCAGGCTTTGGCAGAAGCAGAGGCTCAGAAAATACAGGCAGAGGCAGAAGCAAATGCGATAAAATTAAAAATGCTTGCAGAGGCAGAAGGAATTGAAGCTAGAGGAAATGCAGAAGCACAAGCAAAAGAAAAAATGCTACTAGCAGAAGCCAGAGGTAAAAAAGAAACATTGCTTGCGGAAGCGGAAGGACTTGACAAAAAGGCAGAAGCAATGAAAAAATACGGAGAAGCGGCTGTTGCAGAAATGTATTTTAAAGCACTCCCTGAAGTTGCAAAAAATGTGGCGGCACCATTACACAATATTGACAAAATAACAATGTATGGAGATGGAAATACGAACAAATTAATTTCTGACATTACTCAAAGTATTGGAAAAATTAACGATGGAATTTCTGATGGAGCGGGAATTGATATAAAATCGTTACTCGCAGGATTTTTAGGTGGAAAAGTTCTGGATAATATTAACAGTAAGAGTACTGATGGAAAAGAAGAAGAAATACTAAGTAATAAAGAAAATGTTGATAAGAAAAATGGAGGTAAGTAA
- a CDS encoding SDR family oxidoreductase yields MAVKNKVVIVTGASSGIGKATAKLLGESGAKVVLAARDEEKLQQVVAEIKEKGGEATYKVTDVSKREEVKALVDFTISKYGKIDVIFNNAGLMPNAPLSELKNSEWDEMIDVNLKGVLNGIEAVLPHFIKQKSGHVISTSSVAGLNTYLGAGVYCATKHGVKALMEVLRKESANEKMNVRTTTLYLGAFRTELATRITNKAIKERIESLYDTIGADPIIVAEAVKFAIDLPEEVSMNEITLYPTAQL; encoded by the coding sequence ATGGCTGTTAAAAACAAAGTCGTTATCGTTACAGGAGCTTCTTCAGGAATCGGAAAAGCTACTGCAAAATTATTAGGGGAAAGTGGAGCAAAAGTCGTACTTGCTGCAAGAGATGAGGAAAAATTACAGCAAGTTGTTGCTGAAATAAAGGAAAAAGGAGGAGAAGCCACTTACAAAGTGACAGATGTGTCAAAAAGAGAGGAAGTAAAAGCATTGGTTGATTTTACAATTTCTAAATATGGAAAAATAGATGTTATTTTCAATAATGCAGGATTAATGCCAAATGCACCATTGTCTGAACTAAAGAATAGCGAATGGGACGAGATGATTGATGTAAATTTAAAAGGTGTCCTAAACGGCATAGAAGCTGTACTTCCACATTTTATCAAGCAAAAATCTGGACATGTTATTAGCACATCTTCTGTTGCTGGACTAAACACATATCTTGGAGCAGGAGTATACTGTGCCACAAAACACGGTGTAAAAGCACTAATGGAAGTACTAAGAAAAGAAAGTGCCAATGAAAAAATGAATGTCCGTACAACAACTTTATATTTAGGAGCATTCAGAACTGAACTTGCAACACGTATCACAAATAAAGCAATTAAGGAAAGAATTGAATCTCTTTACGACACAATTGGAGCAGATCCTATAATAGTTGCCGAAGCTGTAAAATTTGCCATTGATTTGCCTGAAGAAGTGAGTATGAATGAAATTACGCTTTATCCGACAGCGCAATTATAA
- a CDS encoding HAD family hydrolase, with product MENINSKKIKNIVFDLGNVLIKFDKDTYLEEKLPKEKREAFHQNVINTKEWQMLDRGTLTYPEAKKIFKEKSPHLATEIDNFFDKDFFKLLKPIKENIELLYKLKDYYEYKLYVLSNFHKDSFEYVFKHNDFFRLFEGCLVSCYFKLLKPEEKIYDTLLYEFGLIPEETLFIDDMKENIEAAENKGIRGLHLPDYTKLEEELKNILKI from the coding sequence ATGGAAAATATAAATTCTAAAAAAATAAAAAATATAGTATTTGATTTAGGAAATGTTTTAATAAAATTTGATAAAGACACGTATTTAGAAGAAAAATTACCTAAAGAAAAAAGAGAGGCATTTCATCAAAATGTAATTAATACAAAAGAATGGCAAATGCTTGACAGGGGAACGTTGACTTATCCTGAAGCTAAAAAAATTTTTAAGGAAAAAAGTCCACATTTGGCTACTGAGATTGATAATTTTTTTGATAAGGACTTTTTTAAATTGTTAAAGCCTATTAAAGAAAATATCGAACTTCTTTATAAATTGAAAGATTATTATGAGTATAAATTATACGTACTTTCAAATTTTCATAAGGATTCTTTTGAATATGTTTTTAAACACAATGATTTTTTTAGATTGTTTGAAGGCTGCCTAGTTTCTTGCTATTTCAAACTTTTAAAGCCAGAAGAAAAAATTTATGACACTCTTCTTTATGAATTTGGATTGATTCCAGAAGAAACATTGTTTATTGATGATATGAAGGAAAATATTGAAGCTGCTGAAAATAAGGGAATCAGAGGACTTCATTTGCCAGATTATACTAAATTAGAAGAGGAATTGAAAAACATTTTGAAAATTTAA
- the fabV gene encoding enoyl-ACP reductase FabV: MVIKPRLKGGLALTNHPIGAKEFVKRQIDYVKSQDKYEGPKKVLIIGSSSGYGLATRISLAFGAGAETIGVAFEKGVEGKRVGSAGWWNTIAFNEAAEKEGLVSKNFIGDAFSMEMKDDVIKFIKEEFGGKIDLLIYSLASGVRTDPIDGITYRSALKSTTKEITGPTINFEKETMEETTMGVATPEEIKSTVKVMGGEDWKLWIEALDKGGVLSEGFKTVAYSYLGPKVTYGIYKEGTIGAAKRDLEHTSDILNDFLKEKYNGEAYVSLSKALMTRASAVIPIFPLYAALLYKVMKEKGIHEGTIEQKHRLLTQMVYGNNPVIDEERRLRPDNWEMREDVQEEVEALWDKVTPENFKQISDYAGARAEFMQLNGFDFDNVDYDADVDLDELAKLVP, from the coding sequence ATGGTTATAAAACCTAGATTAAAAGGTGGTTTAGCACTTACGAATCATCCAATTGGAGCAAAAGAATTTGTAAAAAGGCAAATTGATTATGTAAAATCCCAAGACAAATATGAAGGACCAAAAAAAGTATTAATTATTGGATCTTCATCTGGTTATGGACTTGCAACAAGAATTTCACTGGCATTTGGTGCTGGAGCGGAAACTATTGGAGTTGCTTTTGAAAAAGGTGTGGAAGGAAAAAGAGTTGGTTCTGCTGGTTGGTGGAATACAATTGCCTTTAATGAAGCTGCTGAAAAAGAAGGCTTAGTTTCTAAAAATTTCATTGGGGATGCTTTTTCAATGGAAATGAAAGATGATGTAATAAAATTCATCAAAGAAGAATTTGGAGGAAAAATTGATTTATTAATTTACAGCTTGGCAAGTGGTGTAAGAACTGATCCTATTGATGGTATAACTTATCGTTCAGCACTAAAATCTACAACAAAAGAAATTACAGGACCAACTATTAATTTTGAAAAAGAAACTATGGAAGAAACAACAATGGGCGTTGCAACTCCAGAAGAAATTAAAAGTACTGTAAAAGTTATGGGTGGAGAAGACTGGAAATTATGGATTGAAGCACTTGACAAAGGTGGCGTTCTTTCTGAAGGATTCAAAACAGTAGCTTACTCATATTTAGGACCAAAAGTAACTTACGGAATTTACAAGGAAGGTACAATTGGAGCTGCAAAAAGAGATCTGGAACATACTTCTGATATTTTAAATGACTTTTTAAAAGAAAAATATAACGGAGAAGCATACGTTTCACTAAGTAAAGCCCTAATGACAAGAGCAAGTGCAGTTATCCCTATTTTCCCATTATATGCAGCATTGCTTTATAAAGTAATGAAGGAAAAAGGTATCCATGAAGGAACAATTGAGCAAAAACACAGATTATTAACTCAAATGGTTTATGGAAACAATCCTGTAATTGATGAGGAAAGAAGACTACGTCCAGACAACTGGGAAATGCGTGAAGATGTTCAGGAAGAAGTGGAAGCGCTTTGGGACAAGGTTACTCCTGAGAACTTTAAGCAAATTAGTGATTACGCTGGAGCAAGAGCAGAATTTATGCAATTAAATGGATTTGATTTTGACAATGTTGATTATGACGCTGATGTTGATTTAGATGAATTGGCAAAATTAGTACCTTAA
- a CDS encoding CorA family divalent cation transporter, which produces MIKRINTKSGKTISYVYNLKDEDYKVLSERLEIEEDKIKNVIDEEIFTPRISKSDWEIYKLYYPTVKKSTKDKEFTSYEINPIVIFLKEDKIVILDDDYYNDFYEFVEEYVKLRNEVLEENRFFLNMLHKISQSLYKYVRILIGEHDKIETVLREKQSNEKLISLSEVEQGFYVYNIALRNLDYVVENLKEDEQFEQYEEYMTRILQEINFTLDLSSSYCEICKTTRETYSSYIGNNMNITMKLLAAVTILITVPNMIFGFYGMNVKLPLQETGFSALGIIFVIMVVLMVVLWKYLKDKFL; this is translated from the coding sequence ATGATAAAAAGAATAAATACGAAAAGCGGGAAAACTATTTCTTATGTATACAATTTGAAAGATGAAGATTATAAAGTCTTATCTGAAAGATTGGAAATTGAAGAGGACAAAATAAAGAATGTTATTGATGAGGAAATTTTTACTCCAAGAATTTCAAAATCGGATTGGGAAATTTATAAATTATATTATCCAACTGTAAAAAAATCTACAAAAGATAAAGAATTTACATCTTATGAAATTAATCCAATTGTAATTTTTTTGAAAGAAGACAAGATTGTTATTTTAGACGATGATTATTACAACGATTTTTATGAATTTGTTGAAGAATATGTCAAGTTAAGAAATGAAGTTCTTGAGGAAAATCGTTTTTTTCTAAATATGCTTCATAAAATTTCTCAAAGTCTGTATAAATATGTTCGGATTCTGATTGGAGAGCACGATAAGATAGAAACGGTTTTAAGAGAGAAACAAAGTAATGAGAAATTGATTTCGCTTTCAGAAGTGGAGCAAGGCTTTTATGTTTATAATATTGCATTGAGAAACTTGGATTATGTTGTTGAAAATTTAAAGGAGGATGAACAATTTGAGCAATATGAAGAATATATGACAAGAATTTTGCAAGAAATAAACTTTACACTTGATTTATCTTCTTCGTACTGTGAAATCTGTAAGACAACGAGAGAAACATATTCATCATATATTGGCAATAATATGAATATAACAATGAAACTTTTGGCGGCAGTAACGATATTGATTACCGTTCCAAATATGATTTTTGGATTTTATGGAATGAATGTGAAATTACCACTTCAAGAAACAGGATTTTCTGCTTTGGGAATAATTTTTGTAATAATGGTGGTGTTGATGGTAGTTTTATGGAAATATTTGAAAGATAAATTTTTGTAG
- a CDS encoding GntR family transcriptional regulator, whose amino-acid sequence MSKYKEVYKNIKKQIKDGKLKSKDYLKSEADLAIDYSCSVLTVRKALALLESEGYIQKIKGKKSIVLEKGDLKNISLTSIQTFQELNKIKNIDVKANLVSLYIVQGLEELMEKFNVSKTADFYKVVRTYSLDGEVVQYATSYFDRKIVTYLNDEIASKSIYEYLENELNLKISYSRREIKFRNATDEERRYINLENIDRVVVIETYAYLSNGNLFQYETITYHPDKFTFTAIAKR is encoded by the coding sequence ATGAGTAAATATAAGGAAGTTTATAAAAATATAAAAAAACAAATAAAAGATGGAAAATTAAAGTCAAAAGACTATCTAAAAAGTGAGGCTGATTTGGCAATAGATTATTCCTGTTCGGTACTTACTGTGAGAAAGGCACTTGCATTATTGGAGTCTGAGGGATATATTCAAAAAATAAAGGGGAAAAAGTCGATTGTGCTGGAAAAAGGGGATTTGAAAAATATTTCGCTTACTTCAATACAGACATTTCAGGAACTGAATAAGATAAAAAATATAGATGTCAAGGCAAATTTAGTTAGTCTATATATAGTACAAGGTCTCGAGGAACTGATGGAAAAATTTAATGTTTCTAAAACGGCTGATTTTTACAAGGTTGTCCGTACTTATTCTTTGGATGGCGAAGTTGTGCAGTATGCTACATCATATTTTGATAGAAAAATAGTAACTTATCTGAATGATGAAATAGCCAGCAAGTCTATTTATGAATATCTGGAAAATGAACTAAACTTAAAAATATCGTATTCAAGACGGGAAATAAAGTTCAGAAATGCAACAGATGAGGAAAGACGGTATATAAATCTGGAAAATATTGACAGAGTTGTAGTTATTGAAACTTACGCCTACTTATCTAACGGAAATCTTTTCCAATACGAAACAATAACTTATCATCCTGATAAATTTACTTTTACTGCAATTGCTAAAAGATAG
- a CDS encoding glycerol dehydrogenase encodes MTKIINSPSKYIQGKDEIANLATYYKLRGNSGAYLLVDKFIFDNFKDKIVESFEKEGVNYHIEVFGGECSKNEINRNIDILKEKKCDAVFGIGGGKTLDAAKAVSYYENIPVFIVPTIASTDAPCSALSVIYTPNGEFKEYLFLKANPDMVIMDTDVIVNAPARLLVAGIGDALATYYEAKACVDSNASSIAGGGITKAAIAIAELCKDTLFQDGLKAKIAVENKVVTQAVENIIEANTYLSGIGFESGGLAAAHAIHNGLTILEEGHHVYHGEKVAFGTITQLVLENRCLCEIKKVVEFCKSVGLPTTLDELGMGSVSKERLYEVAKASTAEGETIHNMPFKVTADDVFAAILVADELGKN; translated from the coding sequence ATGACAAAAATTATTAATTCACCATCGAAATACATTCAAGGGAAAGATGAAATTGCCAATTTGGCAACTTATTACAAGTTACGTGGTAACAGCGGAGCATATCTTTTAGTAGATAAATTTATTTTTGATAATTTTAAGGATAAAATTGTTGAAAGTTTTGAAAAAGAAGGTGTAAACTACCATATCGAAGTTTTTGGCGGAGAATGTTCGAAAAATGAAATTAATCGAAATATTGATATTTTAAAAGAAAAAAAATGTGATGCAGTATTTGGAATCGGTGGAGGGAAAACTCTTGATGCGGCAAAAGCAGTATCGTATTACGAAAATATTCCTGTCTTCATCGTTCCGACAATTGCTTCAACAGACGCACCATGCAGTGCCTTATCAGTAATCTACACTCCAAATGGAGAATTTAAAGAATACCTGTTCTTAAAGGCAAATCCTGATATGGTAATAATGGATACCGATGTAATCGTAAATGCACCTGCCAGACTTCTTGTCGCTGGAATTGGAGATGCACTTGCCACTTACTATGAAGCCAAAGCCTGTGTTGATTCAAATGCCTCTTCAATCGCTGGAGGAGGTATTACAAAAGCTGCTATTGCAATTGCAGAACTATGTAAAGATACATTATTCCAAGATGGTTTAAAAGCCAAAATTGCAGTGGAAAATAAAGTAGTTACGCAAGCTGTTGAAAATATAATCGAAGCAAATACTTATTTAAGTGGAATTGGATTTGAAAGTGGAGGACTTGCAGCAGCTCACGCTATTCATAATGGACTTACAATTCTGGAAGAAGGACATCACGTGTATCATGGAGAAAAAGTTGCATTCGGAACAATTACACAATTAGTTCTAGAAAACAGATGTCTATGTGAAATCAAAAAAGTTGTAGAGTTCTGTAAGAGTGTAGGACTTCCAACAACATTGGATGAATTGGGAATGGGAAGTGTTTCTAAAGAAAGACTGTATGAAGTGGCAAAAGCAAGTACAGCCGAAGGTGAAACAATTCATAATATGCCATTCAAAGTTACTGCCGATGATGTTTTTGCGGCTATTTTAGTAGCAGATGAACTTGGTAAAAATTAA
- the deoC gene encoding deoxyribose-phosphate aldolase, with protein MKINKFIDHTILKATATKENVKKLCDEAKEYGFYSVCVNGANVKYAFSQVKDSNVKVAAVVGFPLGAMATDVKVFEAKKAIEDGASEIDMVINIGALKDKDYDLVENEIRKIKEAIGSNVLKVIIETCYLTDEEKVKACELSVNANADFVKTSTGFGVGGATFEDVALMKKTMGDKAQVKASGGVKDFETAKKYIELGATRLGTSSGIAIVTGLESEKTGY; from the coding sequence ATGAAAATAAACAAATTTATTGATCATACAATTTTGAAAGCAACAGCTACAAAGGAAAATGTAAAAAAACTATGTGATGAAGCAAAAGAATACGGGTTTTATTCAGTTTGTGTAAATGGAGCGAATGTGAAATATGCTTTTAGTCAAGTTAAGGATAGTAATGTGAAGGTTGCGGCAGTAGTTGGGTTTCCTTTGGGAGCGATGGCGACTGATGTGAAGGTATTTGAAGCGAAAAAGGCTATTGAAGACGGTGCTTCGGAAATTGACATGGTTATTAATATTGGAGCATTGAAGGACAAAGACTATGATTTAGTGGAAAACGAAATTAGAAAAATAAAAGAGGCGATTGGAAGCAATGTTTTAAAGGTAATAATTGAAACTTGCTATTTGACTGATGAGGAAAAAGTGAAAGCGTGTGAATTGTCAGTTAATGCAAATGCAGATTTTGTAAAAACTTCGACAGGATTTGGAGTAGGAGGAGCGACATTTGAAGATGTGGCACTTATGAAAAAAACTATGGGAGATAAGGCACAAGTAAAAGCCAGCGGAGGAGTAAAGGACTTTGAAACTGCGAAAAAATATATTGAACTGGGAGCAACAAGACTGGGAACAAGTTCTGGAATTGCGATTGTAACTGGACTGGAAAGTGAAA
- a CDS encoding proline--tRNA ligase: MRLSKAFLKTYKEAPKEAQIVSHQLMLRAFMINQLTRGVYTYLPFGYRVLKKIENITREEMDRAGAQELLMPVLQPASLWEESGRWFAYGPELMRLKDRNEREFSLGPTHEEVITDVVRDSISSYKELPFNVYQIQTKFRDEMRPRFGLMRGREFVMKDGYSFHLTQESLDEEYLNMKDTYSRIFERMGLNYRAVEADTGSIGGDASHEFMVLAESGEDDILYSDSSDYAANVEKATSIIELKESNEEKLPKELVETPNAKTIEDLANFLNIPKEKTVKAVMLKEILEDGEKFVLALIRGDLDVNPIKVKNAIGASTELEMMTEEECEKFGLVAGYAGSYEKKEGLYVIIDETVKYVRNFALGANKVDYHYVNVNLEDLAYDLVADIRTAKAGDLSPDGKGVLKIARGIEVGHIFKLGEKYSKALNATVLDENGKQQFIKMGCYGMGMSRIISAAIEQNHDEYGIIWPKAIAPYHVDVIIANMKDETQVNIGEKLYNELNQNKIETVLDDRNERAGFKFKDADLIGFPLKIVVGKGAADGIVEVKDRKTGESTDVKVEEVLNFVKNFMAE, from the coding sequence ATGAGATTATCAAAAGCGTTTTTAAAAACATACAAGGAAGCACCAAAAGAGGCTCAAATTGTGAGCCATCAGCTTATGCTTAGAGCATTTATGATTAATCAGCTTACGAGAGGGGTTTATACTTATTTGCCATTTGGATATAGAGTTCTTAAAAAGATAGAAAATATTACAAGAGAAGAAATGGACAGAGCAGGGGCTCAAGAACTGCTTATGCCTGTACTACAGCCCGCTTCACTTTGGGAAGAATCTGGACGTTGGTTTGCCTATGGACCTGAACTTATGAGATTAAAAGATAGAAATGAGAGAGAATTTTCACTTGGGCCTACTCATGAAGAAGTTATTACAGATGTTGTAAGAGATTCAATTTCATCGTACAAGGAACTGCCTTTTAACGTTTATCAGATTCAGACAAAGTTTAGGGATGAAATGCGTCCAAGATTTGGGCTTATGCGTGGAAGGGAATTTGTGATGAAGGATGGCTACAGCTTCCATTTGACACAGGAGTCGCTTGATGAGGAATATTTGAACATGAAAGACACTTATTCAAGAATTTTTGAAAGAATGGGACTTAATTACAGGGCAGTCGAGGCTGATACTGGTTCTATTGGTGGAGATGCTTCACATGAATTTATGGTACTCGCAGAAAGTGGAGAAGATGATATTTTATACAGCGACTCTTCAGATTATGCAGCAAACGTTGAAAAAGCAACAAGTATTATTGAATTAAAAGAAAGCAATGAAGAAAAACTTCCAAAAGAATTAGTTGAAACTCCAAATGCAAAAACAATTGAGGATTTGGCTAATTTCTTGAATATTCCTAAAGAAAAAACTGTAAAGGCGGTAATGCTAAAGGAAATTCTTGAAGATGGGGAAAAATTTGTTCTGGCTCTTATAAGAGGAGACTTAGATGTAAATCCTATAAAAGTAAAAAATGCTATCGGAGCTTCTACAGAGCTTGAAATGATGACTGAGGAAGAATGTGAAAAATTTGGACTGGTTGCTGGATATGCAGGTTCTTATGAAAAAAAAGAAGGCTTATACGTTATAATTGACGAAACTGTAAAATATGTGCGAAACTTTGCTTTAGGTGCTAATAAAGTTGATTATCACTATGTGAATGTAAATCTTGAAGACTTGGCATACGACTTAGTTGCAGATATCAGAACTGCCAAAGCTGGAGACCTTTCCCCTGATGGAAAAGGAGTCCTAAAAATTGCACGTGGAATAGAAGTTGGGCATATTTTCAAACTTGGGGAAAAATATTCAAAAGCATTAAATGCTACTGTTCTTGATGAAAATGGAAAACAACAATTTATAAAAATGGGATGTTACGGAATGGGAATGTCTAGAATTATTTCAGCTGCAATCGAACAAAACCACGATGAATACGGTATAATCTGGCCAAAAGCAATAGCCCCTTACCATGTTGATGTAATAATCGCCAATATGAAAGATGAAACACAGGTAAATATAGGTGAAAAATTGTATAATGAACTAAATCAAAATAAAATTGAAACTGTATTAGATGACAGAAATGAAAGAGCAGGATTCAAATTCAAAGATGCCGACTTAATAGGTTTCCCACTAAAAATAGTTGTTGGAAAAGGTGCAGCTGATGGAATTGTGGAAGTGAAAGATAGAAAAACTGGAGAAAGTACGGATGTAAAAGTTGAGGAAGTTTTGAATTTTGTGAAGAATTTTATGGCAGAGTAA
- a CDS encoding DUF6348 family protein, giving the protein MFNRLKNLFKRKNEKSITDTSTDNNIVKYKINLKEGSELVKWKILENNPGNIRELEGLGDSAFLIAYVLFRILQNKGFDVEILNDETENNKWIYVKDNGYYLLPLLINFYYDENNELKISATIQIHHEEIFPNGIFEYVYPQQKAENAIDGLFELFETWIDLDWLTLCDCLKFEKSEYMSMRIDLDKEKIQSRHVFYGSVLSYPNIDVKDAKAKGIDIDSYIDEFCPCCLFTNSMEAFDEQIKDTSQNYAIRLFAMKNPDGKIDADCRINGEEYPQAEKYLKNYTKTWKKCDIMKFRKQYVIIRNVENKKIIN; this is encoded by the coding sequence GTGTTTAATAGATTAAAAAACTTGTTTAAAAGGAAAAATGAAAAAAGTATTACCGATACTTCCACAGATAATAATATAGTAAAATATAAAATAAATTTGAAGGAAGGTTCTGAATTGGTAAAATGGAAAATTTTGGAAAATAATCCTGGAAATATCAGAGAACTTGAAGGTTTAGGTGATTCAGCTTTTTTAATTGCCTATGTTTTGTTTAGAATATTACAAAATAAAGGCTTTGATGTTGAAATTTTAAACGATGAAACAGAAAATAATAAATGGATATACGTAAAAGATAACGGTTACTACCTTCTCCCTTTGTTAATAAATTTCTATTATGATGAAAATAACGAATTAAAAATATCAGCTACAATTCAAATTCATCATGAGGAAATCTTTCCAAATGGTATTTTTGAGTATGTCTATCCACAACAGAAAGCTGAAAATGCTATAGACGGACTTTTTGAACTCTTTGAAACTTGGATTGATTTAGATTGGCTGACATTATGTGATTGCCTAAAATTTGAAAAATCAGAATATATGAGCATGAGAATTGATTTAGACAAGGAAAAAATACAATCAAGACATGTATTTTACGGATCTGTCCTTAGTTATCCAAATATTGATGTGAAAGACGCAAAAGCGAAAGGAATTGACATTGATTCTTATATTGATGAATTCTGCCCATGTTGCCTTTTTACAAATTCTATGGAAGCCTTTGATGAGCAAATTAAAGATACAAGCCAAAATTATGCAATAAGACTTTTTGCAATGAAAAATCCAGATGGAAAAATTGATGCTGATTGCAGAATTAATGGTGAAGAATATCCGCAAGCTGAGAAATATTTAAAAAATTATACAAAAACTTGGAAAAAGTGTGATATTATGAAGTTTAGGAAACAATATGTAATTATTAGAAACGTTGAAAATAAAAAAATTATTAATTAA